From the genome of Ralstonia pickettii, one region includes:
- a CDS encoding acetylornithine transaminase — MAFADYPVQSLMYITNRPEIVFTEGKGSWLTDHNGKRYLDFVQGWAVNCLGHSNDGMIEALNAQARKLINPSPAFYNEPMAKLAGLLTAHSCFDKVFFANSGAEANEGAIKLARKWGKKHKNGAFQIITFDHSFHGRTLATMSASGKAGWDTIFAPQVPGFPKAILNDIASVEALITDETVGVMLEPVQGEGGVLPATPEFMQQLRALTKKHKILLIVDEVQAGCGRCGTLFAYQLSNIEPDIMTLGKGIGGGVPLSALLCTDEVASFEAGDQGGTYNGNPLMTAVGCSVIEQLLAPGFLAGVQERGTYLRTQLLKLSDEFGLAGERGNGLLRALLLGKDIGGQLVEAAREMNPTGLLLNAPRPNILRFMPALNVTPEEIDTMIGMLRTLLKAHA, encoded by the coding sequence ATGGCGTTTGCTGACTACCCCGTCCAGTCCCTGATGTACATCACCAACCGGCCCGAGATCGTCTTCACCGAAGGCAAGGGCTCGTGGCTGACGGACCACAACGGCAAGCGCTACCTGGACTTCGTACAAGGCTGGGCCGTCAACTGCCTCGGCCACTCCAACGACGGCATGATCGAAGCGCTGAACGCGCAGGCCCGTAAGCTGATCAACCCGAGCCCGGCGTTCTACAACGAGCCGATGGCCAAGCTGGCCGGCCTGCTGACGGCGCACAGCTGCTTCGACAAGGTGTTCTTCGCCAACAGCGGCGCCGAAGCCAACGAAGGCGCCATCAAGCTGGCCCGCAAGTGGGGCAAGAAGCATAAGAACGGCGCGTTCCAGATCATCACGTTCGACCACAGCTTCCACGGCCGCACGCTCGCCACCATGAGCGCATCGGGCAAGGCCGGCTGGGACACCATCTTCGCGCCGCAGGTGCCGGGCTTCCCGAAAGCCATCCTGAACGACATCGCGTCGGTGGAAGCGCTCATCACCGACGAGACTGTCGGCGTGATGCTTGAGCCCGTGCAAGGCGAAGGCGGCGTGCTGCCGGCCACGCCCGAGTTCATGCAGCAGCTGCGCGCGCTGACCAAGAAGCACAAGATCCTGTTGATCGTTGATGAAGTGCAGGCCGGTTGCGGCCGCTGCGGCACGCTCTTCGCCTACCAGCTCTCGAACATCGAGCCGGACATCATGACGCTCGGCAAAGGCATCGGCGGTGGCGTGCCCCTCTCGGCCCTGCTGTGCACGGATGAAGTCGCCAGCTTCGAGGCCGGCGACCAGGGCGGCACCTACAACGGCAACCCGCTGATGACGGCCGTCGGCTGCTCGGTGATCGAGCAACTGCTGGCGCCGGGCTTCCTGGCGGGCGTGCAGGAACGCGGCACCTATCTGCGCACGCAACTGCTCAAGCTGAGCGACGAGTTTGGCCTGGCCGGCGAGCGCGGTAACGGCCTGCTGCGCGCGCTGCTGCTCGGCAAGGACATCGGCGGCCAACTGGTCGAGGCCGCTCGCGAGATGAACCCGACGGGCCTGCTGCTGAATGCTCCGCGCCCGAACATCCTGCGCTTCATGCCTGCGCTCAACGTGACGCCCGAAGAGATCGACACGATGATCGGCATGCTGCGCACGTTGCTGAAGGCGCACGCCTAA
- a CDS encoding CDP-6-deoxy-delta-3,4-glucoseen reductase produces the protein MAYQINVLPSGRQFQAEDGETILAAALRQGIGLPYGCKNGACGSCKGHVREGSVVQGNHSPNALTAQEATEGRALFCCATPATDVTIEVREVHGAGDVPIKKIPCRVASLEKAAPDVTIVKLQLPATERMQFLAGQYVEFLLRDGKRRSYSIANPPHDDGPIELHIRHMPGGAFTDYVFGAKEGAPAMKERDILRFEGPLGSFFLREESDKPIILLASGTGFAPIKAIVEHAQFIGSTRPMTLYWGGRRPQDLYMHAKAEEWARTLPNFTYVPVVSNALPEDAWTGRTGFVHQAVMADHPDLSGHEVYACGAPVVINSARTDFAAQCGMHPDAFFADSFTSEADLHPAG, from the coding sequence ATGGCTTATCAGATCAACGTGCTGCCCAGCGGCCGCCAGTTCCAGGCCGAAGACGGCGAGACCATCCTTGCAGCGGCGCTGCGCCAGGGCATCGGCCTGCCATACGGCTGCAAGAACGGCGCGTGCGGCTCGTGCAAGGGCCATGTGCGCGAAGGCTCTGTCGTCCAGGGCAACCACTCGCCCAACGCGCTGACCGCCCAGGAGGCCACCGAAGGCCGCGCGCTGTTCTGCTGTGCCACGCCGGCCACCGACGTCACCATCGAAGTGCGCGAAGTGCACGGCGCCGGCGATGTCCCCATCAAGAAGATCCCGTGCCGCGTCGCGTCGCTGGAAAAGGCCGCGCCGGACGTCACCATCGTCAAGCTGCAACTGCCTGCCACCGAGCGTATGCAATTTCTGGCCGGGCAGTACGTGGAATTCCTCCTGCGCGACGGCAAGCGCCGTAGCTACTCGATTGCCAACCCGCCGCACGACGACGGCCCGATCGAGCTGCACATCCGCCACATGCCGGGCGGCGCCTTTACCGACTACGTATTCGGCGCCAAGGAAGGCGCCCCGGCCATGAAAGAGCGCGACATCCTGCGCTTCGAGGGCCCGCTGGGCAGCTTCTTCCTGCGTGAAGAATCCGACAAGCCGATCATCCTGCTGGCCTCGGGCACCGGTTTCGCGCCCATCAAGGCCATCGTCGAGCATGCGCAGTTCATCGGCAGCACGCGGCCGATGACGCTGTACTGGGGCGGGCGTCGCCCGCAAGACCTGTACATGCACGCCAAGGCCGAAGAATGGGCGCGCACGCTGCCCAACTTCACCTACGTGCCGGTCGTCTCCAACGCCCTGCCGGAAGACGCTTGGACGGGCCGCACCGGCTTCGTGCACCAAGCGGTGATGGCCGACCACCCAGATCTGTCGGGTCATGAGGTCTACGCCTGCGGCGCGCCTGTGGTGATCAACTCGGCGCGTACGGACTTCGCCGCCCAATGCGGAATGCATCCGGACGCGTTTTTCGCCGATTCCTTCACCTCAGAGGCCGACCTACATCCGGCCGGCTGA
- a CDS encoding ABC transporter permease subunit, which produces MTENFKAPMKTRAALYGFLILAIFAPFIVGAAGGNYWVRVLDFALLYIMLALGLNIVVGFAGLLDLGYIAFYAVGAYMMALLGSPHLTNQFEWIHNLFPNGLHLIVWWVIPLGAGLAALFGILLGTPVLKLRGDYLAIVTLGFGEIIRIFMNNLDRPVNITNGPKGINLIEPVKIFGFDFSKRHDFFGIRFDSVYMYYYLFVILAAIIIIVCLRLQNSRIGRAWVALREDEIAAKAMGINTRNIKLLAFAMGASFGGVSGAMFASFQGFVSPESFVLWESIYILAIVVLGGMGHIPGVILGGILLVGFQELLRALAEPVQNKLFGHVIVEAEVLRQLLFGLAMVVVMLYRPAGLWPSPRKEDRPQKQRAGGLSRI; this is translated from the coding sequence ATGACAGAAAATTTCAAAGCGCCGATGAAGACGCGCGCCGCGCTGTACGGCTTCCTGATCCTTGCGATCTTCGCGCCGTTCATCGTGGGAGCCGCAGGTGGCAACTACTGGGTGCGCGTGCTGGACTTCGCACTGCTGTACATCATGCTGGCCCTGGGCCTGAATATCGTGGTGGGCTTTGCCGGCCTGCTCGACTTGGGCTACATCGCGTTCTACGCGGTGGGTGCCTACATGATGGCGTTGCTGGGTTCGCCGCACCTGACCAACCAGTTCGAGTGGATCCACAACCTGTTCCCCAATGGGCTGCACCTCATCGTCTGGTGGGTGATTCCGCTAGGTGCCGGGCTGGCGGCGCTGTTCGGCATTCTGCTGGGCACGCCGGTGCTGAAGCTGCGCGGTGACTACCTCGCCATCGTGACGCTGGGCTTTGGTGAAATCATCCGTATCTTCATGAACAACCTCGACCGACCGGTGAACATCACCAACGGTCCGAAGGGCATCAACCTGATCGAGCCGGTCAAGATCTTCGGTTTCGACTTCTCGAAGCGCCACGATTTCTTCGGCATCCGCTTCGACTCGGTCTACATGTACTACTACCTGTTCGTGATCCTGGCGGCGATCATCATCATCGTGTGCCTGCGGTTGCAGAACTCGCGTATCGGTCGCGCATGGGTTGCGCTGCGTGAAGATGAAATCGCCGCCAAGGCGATGGGCATCAACACCCGCAACATCAAGCTCCTGGCCTTTGCGATGGGTGCGTCGTTCGGTGGTGTGTCGGGTGCGATGTTCGCCTCGTTCCAGGGCTTCGTGTCGCCGGAATCGTTCGTGCTGTGGGAGTCGATCTACATCCTGGCGATCGTGGTGCTGGGCGGTATGGGCCATATCCCGGGCGTGATCCTGGGCGGCATTCTACTGGTCGGCTTCCAGGAGTTGCTGCGTGCGCTGGCCGAGCCGGTGCAGAACAAGCTGTTTGGCCATGTGATCGTGGAAGCGGAAGTGCTTCGTCAGCTGCTGTTCGGCCTGGCGATGGTGGTGGTGATGCTGTATCGCCCTGCGGGCCTGTGGCCCTCGCCGCGCAAGGAAGACCGTCCGCAAAAGCAGCGGGCTGGTGGACTGTCCCGTATCTGA
- a CDS encoding GNAT family N-acetyltransferase, whose protein sequence is MAVTREVPDTGIVLSDDSAWLPLDDIYNFLSQETFWARGLPRDVFDRSVANSLCFAAYRLNGDGSHGELVGFARVITDRATFAYLCDVFVLPAMRGKGISHALMDFLREHPDLQTLRRTVLVTTGADWLYRKHGFADLQEGVGFMQLHRPNIYTAASA, encoded by the coding sequence ATGGCCGTGACGCGAGAAGTGCCGGACACGGGGATCGTGTTGTCCGATGATTCCGCGTGGCTTCCGCTGGACGATATCTACAACTTCCTGTCACAGGAGACGTTCTGGGCCCGCGGCCTGCCGCGCGATGTGTTCGACCGATCGGTTGCAAATTCGCTCTGCTTCGCCGCTTATCGGCTGAACGGCGATGGCTCACATGGGGAGCTTGTTGGTTTTGCGCGCGTCATTACCGATCGGGCGACGTTCGCATACCTGTGCGATGTGTTCGTGCTGCCGGCGATGCGCGGGAAAGGCATCTCACACGCTTTGATGGACTTCCTGCGCGAGCACCCCGACCTGCAGACGCTGCGCCGCACAGTGCTCGTAACAACGGGCGCCGACTGGCTTTATCGCAAACACGGCTTTGCCGATTTGCAGGAGGGTGTCGGGTTCATGCAATTGCATCGGCCGAATATCTACACGGCGGCTTCTGCCTGA
- a CDS encoding branched-chain amino acid ABC transporter substrate-binding protein: MQIKFAKVLPLAAAVALVAACGKNEEKPADQAAAPAATSAPAAAAGGGETVIKIGHAAPLTGGIAHLGKDNENGARLAVEEANKEGLTIDGKKIKLELVGEDDAGDPKTGTAVAQKLVDEHVVAVVGHLNSGVSIPASKIYSDAGIVQISPSSTNPDYTKQGFKTTYRVVATDAQQGPALANYAAKTLGAKTVAIVDDATAYGKGLADEFEKTAKADGVNVVAREATNDKATDFKAILTKIKGKKPDVIMYGGMDATGGPFAKQAKELGITAKIVGGDGVCTDKVAELAGDAIDNIVCSEAGLALSKMEKGADFEKKYQARFNTPVQIYAPFTYDAVNVIIDAMKRANSTDAAKILAAMPATNYNGVIGNIAFDDKGDLKQGSITLYNYKDKKKSVLDVVKM, encoded by the coding sequence ATGCAAATTAAGTTTGCCAAAGTTCTGCCGCTTGCGGCTGCCGTGGCACTCGTAGCAGCTTGCGGTAAGAACGAGGAAAAGCCCGCAGACCAAGCTGCTGCACCTGCAGCAACGTCGGCTCCGGCTGCTGCTGCCGGTGGCGGCGAGACCGTCATCAAGATCGGTCACGCGGCTCCGCTCACGGGCGGTATTGCTCACCTTGGCAAAGACAACGAAAACGGTGCACGCCTGGCCGTTGAAGAAGCCAACAAGGAAGGCCTGACCATCGACGGCAAGAAGATCAAGCTGGAACTGGTCGGTGAAGACGATGCAGGCGACCCGAAGACCGGTACCGCCGTGGCGCAGAAGCTGGTTGACGAGCACGTTGTTGCCGTTGTCGGTCACCTGAACTCGGGCGTTTCGATCCCGGCCTCGAAGATCTACAGCGATGCAGGCATCGTGCAGATCTCGCCGTCGTCGACCAACCCCGACTACACCAAGCAAGGCTTCAAGACCACCTACCGCGTGGTTGCGACTGACGCGCAGCAAGGCCCGGCACTGGCGAACTACGCCGCCAAGACCTTGGGCGCCAAGACCGTGGCAATTGTTGACGATGCCACCGCCTACGGTAAGGGTCTGGCCGACGAGTTCGAGAAGACCGCGAAGGCTGACGGCGTGAACGTCGTGGCGCGTGAGGCTACCAACGACAAGGCGACCGACTTCAAGGCCATTCTGACCAAGATCAAGGGCAAGAAGCCGGACGTGATCATGTACGGCGGCATGGACGCCACCGGCGGTCCGTTCGCCAAGCAAGCCAAGGAACTGGGCATCACGGCCAAGATCGTTGGCGGCGACGGCGTGTGTACCGACAAGGTGGCCGAACTGGCCGGCGACGCGATCGACAACATCGTCTGCTCGGAAGCAGGCCTGGCGCTGTCGAAGATGGAGAAGGGCGCGGACTTCGAGAAGAAGTACCAAGCGCGCTTCAACACGCCGGTGCAGATCTACGCACCGTTCACGTATGACGCTGTCAACGTGATCATCGACGCGATGAAGCGTGCCAACTCGACCGACGCTGCCAAGATCCTGGCTGCCATGCCGGCAACCAACTACAACGGTGTGATCGGCAACATCGCGTTCGACGACAAGGGTGACCTGAAGCAAGGCTCCATCACCCTGTACAACTACAAGGACAAGAAGAAGAGCGTTCTTGACGTTGTGAAGATGTAA
- a CDS encoding sensor domain-containing diguanylate cyclase, which yields MKAPGPASATLSHGARLRAARWGLWLSAVLVGVGVSWFAACFVADTMSARDMQQMVEARRQLAAQVAEGMSSQITADVALLRALPQTLAQIDAIPRAVQRVDTRRWNLMDQGSRAEQAMSHPEVVDIDAFLNATAGNLGLDYVWVVNQNNYVVLANNAGRADSLVGVQSSMQPYMKEALLGGLGEQFTVGRVTGLPGLFFAAPVYDAGGYLVAVMGTKVSLSRLQHWVSHPTSLVTDPNGLIILSTDASLVGKILPDARLQRMGATDRYNAYQRVDFEPWPYQPSAKAHHDVPSWVPAEVRDALAWREGSAMPSLTVSRNASADLTVVVAEPLPGWSQQIANHARNRMIGFVLFVSVLATFVLVAWSLVRERQHHRVTRHLNQRLQRTNSALANEAHFDHLTGVLTRRRFLALFDTVLTRSHNRAEPLVLVLADLDHFKRINDTWGHAVGDMALQRFASLATGVLRSSDLVGRLGGEEFAMVMGRTTLETATEVAERLRTAVAETDESFPTGLSMTVSMGMTVCRPGDTASEMLKRADLALYRAKETGRNRHVAG from the coding sequence GTGAAGGCGCCTGGGCCCGCCTCTGCAACCTTGTCGCACGGAGCCCGGCTGCGCGCGGCGCGCTGGGGGCTTTGGCTGTCTGCGGTGCTGGTGGGCGTGGGCGTCTCGTGGTTTGCCGCCTGCTTCGTGGCCGACACGATGAGCGCACGCGACATGCAGCAAATGGTCGAGGCGCGGCGCCAGCTTGCCGCCCAGGTGGCGGAGGGGATGTCGAGCCAGATCACGGCCGACGTGGCCTTGCTGCGCGCGCTGCCGCAGACGCTGGCGCAGATCGACGCCATCCCGCGCGCGGTGCAGCGCGTCGATACCCGGCGCTGGAATCTGATGGACCAGGGCTCGCGTGCCGAACAGGCGATGTCACACCCGGAAGTGGTCGACATCGACGCATTCCTGAACGCCACCGCCGGCAATCTCGGGCTGGACTACGTATGGGTCGTGAACCAGAACAATTACGTGGTGCTGGCCAATAACGCCGGCCGTGCCGATTCGCTCGTCGGCGTGCAGTCGAGCATGCAGCCTTATATGAAGGAGGCATTGCTGGGCGGCCTGGGCGAGCAGTTCACCGTCGGGCGGGTGACGGGCCTGCCGGGCCTGTTCTTCGCCGCGCCGGTGTATGACGCCGGTGGTTACCTGGTCGCGGTCATGGGCACCAAGGTAAGTCTGTCACGGTTGCAGCATTGGGTGTCGCACCCGACATCGCTGGTGACCGATCCGAACGGTTTGATCATTTTGTCCACGGATGCGTCGCTGGTGGGCAAGATCCTCCCGGATGCGCGCCTGCAGCGCATGGGCGCCACCGACCGCTACAACGCTTACCAGCGCGTCGACTTTGAGCCCTGGCCGTATCAGCCTAGCGCAAAGGCGCATCACGACGTGCCCAGCTGGGTGCCGGCCGAAGTGCGCGATGCGCTGGCCTGGCGCGAGGGCAGTGCGATGCCATCGCTCACCGTGTCGCGCAATGCGAGCGCAGACCTCACCGTCGTCGTGGCCGAGCCGCTGCCGGGGTGGAGCCAGCAGATCGCCAACCACGCGCGCAATCGCATGATTGGCTTTGTGCTGTTCGTGAGCGTGCTGGCGACGTTCGTGCTGGTGGCGTGGTCTTTGGTGCGCGAGCGGCAGCACCACCGCGTGACGCGCCATCTGAACCAGCGACTGCAGCGCACCAACAGCGCGCTCGCCAACGAGGCGCATTTCGACCATCTGACGGGCGTGCTGACACGCCGCCGCTTCCTGGCGCTGTTCGATACGGTGCTCACGCGTTCCCACAACCGCGCCGAACCGCTCGTGCTCGTGCTGGCCGACCTGGATCATTTCAAGCGCATCAACGACACGTGGGGCCACGCTGTGGGGGATATGGCGCTGCAGCGCTTTGCGTCGCTTGCCACGGGCGTACTGCGCAGCAGTGACTTGGTCGGGCGCTTGGGCGGCGAGGAATTTGCCATGGTGATGGGCCGCACCACGCTTGAAACCGCCACCGAGGTGGCGGAGCGCCTGCGTACGGCGGTGGCCGAGACCGATGAGAGTTTCCCGACGGGGCTGTCGATGACCGTCAGCATGGGCATGACGGTCTGCCGGCCGGGCGATACTGCCTCGGAGATGCTCAAGCGCGCCGATCTGGCGCTGTATCGCGCCAAGGAAACCGGGCGCAACCGGCACGTGGCCGGCTGA
- a CDS encoding ABC transporter ATP-binding protein, protein MKPVMLKIDSLKVAYGGIQAVKGVDLEIREGELVTLIGANGAGKTTTMKAITGLQGWAGGDVQYLGKSIKGVPSYNLLKQGLAMVPEGRGVFARMTIVENLQMGAFTRNDEANIKADIDRMFGIFPRLKERANQLAGTMSGGEQQMLAMARALMSQPKLLLLDEPSMGLSPIMVEKIFEVVRDISAQGVTVLLVEQNARLALQAAHRGYVMDSGLITMSGDAKQMLDDPKVRAAYLGE, encoded by the coding sequence ATGAAACCAGTAATGTTGAAGATCGACAGCCTGAAGGTCGCATACGGCGGCATCCAGGCGGTCAAGGGCGTGGATCTGGAGATTCGCGAAGGTGAGCTGGTCACGCTGATCGGTGCCAACGGCGCCGGCAAGACGACCACCATGAAGGCCATCACCGGCCTGCAGGGCTGGGCCGGCGGTGACGTGCAGTATCTGGGCAAGTCCATCAAGGGCGTGCCGAGCTACAACCTGCTCAAGCAGGGTCTGGCGATGGTGCCAGAAGGCCGCGGCGTGTTCGCGCGCATGACCATCGTCGAGAACCTGCAGATGGGTGCCTTCACGCGCAACGACGAGGCCAACATCAAGGCCGACATCGACCGCATGTTCGGCATCTTCCCGCGCCTGAAGGAACGTGCAAACCAGCTGGCCGGCACGATGTCGGGCGGCGAGCAGCAGATGCTGGCCATGGCGCGTGCGCTGATGAGCCAACCGAAGCTGCTGCTGCTGGACGAGCCGTCGATGGGTCTTTCTCCGATCATGGTGGAAAAGATCTTCGAGGTCGTGCGCGACATCTCGGCGCAAGGGGTGACCGTGCTGCTCGTTGAGCAGAACGCGCGCCTCGCTCTGCAGGCAGCGCACCGCGGCTACGTGATGGACTCCGGTCTCATCACCATGAGCGGCGATGCCAAGCAGATGCTGGACGACCCGAAGGTGCGTGCAGCCTACCTGGGCGAGTAA
- a CDS encoding ABC transporter ATP-binding protein — protein MSNNNVLLSIRGVQKRFGGLQALSDVSLEIREGEIYGLIGPNGAGKTTFFNVITGLYTPDAGEFVLGGTPYQPTAVHEVAKAGIARTFQNIRLFGDMTAAENVMVGRHVRTKAGLIGAVFRTKAAREEEQSIEDWAHDLLDYVGIGKYANYTARNLSYGHQRRLEIARALATQPKLLALDEPAAGMNATEKVELRGLLDKIRSDGKTILLIEHDVKLVMGLCNRLTVLDYGKVIAQGLPHEVQSNPAVIEAYLGASAH, from the coding sequence ATGAGCAACAACAACGTCCTCCTCTCGATTCGAGGAGTCCAGAAGCGTTTCGGCGGCCTGCAAGCGCTGTCCGATGTGAGCCTGGAAATTCGCGAAGGCGAAATCTACGGTCTGATTGGCCCGAACGGCGCCGGCAAGACTACGTTCTTCAACGTCATCACGGGCCTGTACACGCCTGACGCAGGCGAGTTTGTGCTGGGCGGCACGCCCTACCAGCCGACCGCTGTGCACGAAGTGGCCAAGGCCGGCATTGCTCGCACGTTCCAGAACATCCGCCTGTTTGGCGACATGACCGCGGCGGAAAACGTCATGGTGGGCCGCCACGTGCGCACCAAGGCGGGCCTGATCGGCGCGGTGTTCCGCACCAAGGCGGCACGCGAGGAAGAGCAGTCGATCGAAGACTGGGCGCATGACCTGCTGGACTATGTCGGCATCGGCAAGTACGCCAATTACACGGCGCGCAACCTGTCGTATGGCCACCAGCGTCGTCTGGAAATCGCCCGTGCCCTGGCCACGCAGCCCAAGCTGCTGGCCCTGGACGAGCCGGCCGCCGGCATGAACGCCACGGAGAAGGTGGAACTCCGCGGCCTGCTCGACAAGATCCGTTCCGACGGCAAGACCATCCTGCTGATCGAGCACGATGTGAAGCTGGTGATGGGCCTGTGCAACCGCCTGACCGTGCTGGATTACGGCAAGGTGATCGCACAAGGCCTGCCACATGAAGTGCAAAGCAACCCGGCCGTGATCGAGGCCTACCTCGGCGCGTCAGCGCACTGA
- a CDS encoding NAD-dependent epimerase/dehydratase family protein, which yields MMNQSVARPSKPAPRLGLPRVLIVGCGDVGQRCLTLLRTRFRVFAVTSRLEGRAALREAGAVPIVANLDDAASLRRLRGLSPRVLHLAPPPAVGDDDPRTAALLHTLAQPSPDSRATKPRILPERARRSGGLTGRLKTPLQARAFVYASTSGVYGDAGGAWVDESRPVKPSTARAQRRVAAERRVRWFGAGGAWRTSILRIPGIYAADRLPVARLERGTPALRAQDDVYTNHIHADDLARAVIAALFRGRPQRIVHATDASELRMGDYFDAVADARGLQRPPRISRAEALQQIEPALLSFMSESRRLRNTRLARELRVALRYPTVADFLSSEA from the coding sequence ATGATGAATCAGTCAGTCGCTCGGCCATCCAAACCTGCGCCACGCCTGGGACTTCCACGCGTGCTGATCGTCGGCTGCGGCGATGTCGGGCAACGCTGCCTGACATTGCTCCGCACGCGTTTTCGCGTCTTTGCCGTCACCTCGCGTCTCGAAGGCCGCGCTGCGTTGCGCGAAGCGGGTGCCGTGCCGATTGTCGCCAATCTCGACGATGCCGCGTCGTTGCGCCGCCTGCGCGGCTTAAGCCCTCGCGTGCTGCATCTGGCACCGCCGCCTGCTGTTGGCGACGATGATCCGCGTACTGCTGCGCTACTGCACACGCTGGCGCAACCGTCTCCGGATTCCCGCGCTACAAAACCACGCATTTTACCCGAGCGGGCGCGCAGGTCGGGTGGCCTCACTGGCCGCTTGAAAACCCCCCTCCAAGCACGCGCGTTCGTGTATGCCAGCACCAGCGGCGTCTACGGCGATGCGGGCGGTGCCTGGGTCGACGAATCCCGGCCCGTGAAACCGAGCACCGCCCGTGCACAACGCCGCGTCGCCGCCGAACGCCGCGTGCGCTGGTTCGGTGCGGGCGGCGCTTGGCGCACGTCGATTTTGCGTATTCCCGGCATCTATGCAGCGGACCGGCTGCCCGTTGCCCGGCTCGAACGCGGAACGCCTGCGTTGCGCGCGCAGGACGATGTCTACACCAACCACATCCACGCCGATGACCTGGCGCGCGCGGTCATTGCCGCGCTGTTCCGGGGGAGACCGCAGCGCATCGTGCATGCCACCGACGCATCGGAGCTGCGCATGGGCGATTACTTTGACGCCGTGGCCGACGCGCGCGGCTTGCAGCGCCCGCCGCGCATTTCCCGTGCGGAGGCCCTCCAGCAGATCGAGCCGGCGCTGCTGTCCTTCATGAGCGAATCGCGCCGGCTGCGCAATACACGGCTTGCGCGCGAGTTGCGTGTGGCGCTGCGCTACCCGACGGTGGCGGATTTCCTGAGCAGCGAGGCCTGA
- a CDS encoding branched-chain amino acid ABC transporter permease: MDIFIQQIVNGLVLGSIYALIALGYTMVYGILGIINFAHGDVLMVGAMSALTAINFLQKYFPNLPDWLTLVFALLFAMPVCAIVAYTIERVAYRPLRNAPRLAPLITAIGVSIVLQTLAMMIWSRNPLTFPQLLPSNPIDIGSTGATITGKEIVIILVSILVMVGLILLVNRTKLGRAMRATAENQRVAGLMGVNPNFVISATFMIGAAMAAVAGVMMATNYGNAHFYMGFIPGLKAFTAAVLGGIGNLAGAMVGGMLLGLIEALGAGYIGDLTGGVFGSNYQDVFAFIVLIGVLLFRPSGIMGERVADRA, encoded by the coding sequence ATGGATATCTTTATCCAGCAGATCGTGAACGGTCTGGTGCTCGGCAGCATTTACGCGCTGATCGCACTTGGCTACACCATGGTCTACGGTATTCTCGGCATCATCAACTTCGCCCACGGCGATGTTCTGATGGTCGGTGCAATGTCTGCCCTGACTGCCATCAACTTCCTCCAGAAATATTTCCCCAATCTGCCTGACTGGCTCACGCTGGTGTTCGCCTTGCTGTTTGCGATGCCGGTCTGCGCCATCGTGGCGTACACCATCGAACGTGTCGCCTACCGGCCGCTGCGCAACGCGCCGCGCCTGGCGCCGCTGATCACGGCGATCGGCGTGTCGATCGTGCTGCAGACGCTGGCGATGATGATCTGGTCGCGCAACCCGCTGACCTTCCCGCAACTGCTGCCCTCGAACCCGATTGATATCGGCTCCACGGGCGCGACCATCACGGGCAAGGAAATCGTCATCATCTTGGTGTCGATCCTGGTGATGGTCGGCCTGATCCTGCTGGTCAACCGCACCAAGCTCGGCCGCGCAATGCGTGCGACCGCCGAGAACCAGCGTGTGGCCGGCCTGATGGGCGTCAACCCGAACTTCGTGATCTCCGCCACCTTCATGATCGGTGCGGCCATGGCTGCGGTTGCCGGCGTAATGATGGCGACCAACTACGGCAACGCCCACTTCTACATGGGCTTCATCCCCGGCCTGAAGGCGTTTACCGCCGCGGTGCTGGGCGGCATCGGCAACCTGGCCGGCGCCATGGTCGGCGGCATGCTGCTGGGCCTGATCGAAGCACTGGGTGCCGGTTACATCGGCGATCTGACTGGCGGTGTGTTCGGTTCGAACTACCAGGATGTGTTCGCATTCATCGTGCTGATTGGCGTGCTGCTGTTCCGCCCGTCCGGCATCATGGGCGAACGCGTTGCGGACCGCGCATAA